Proteins from a genomic interval of Solidesulfovibrio sp.:
- a CDS encoding DUF459 domain-containing protein, translating to MRHFPPPSRRSHCTRNLARVLAASLTALVVVFLAAAPSQARKTNSPPNAAKAEPAKALRPGGPDTAAPSAAVPRKILLVGDSFALGLGLTLPQSLSRQGEVALANRGKVSSGLNSPQFYDWEKALAEFLAAEKPDALVVMLGGNDAKNGRGTPQWAQDFTAKAGRFLEIAGRHGVRVYWIGLPPMREKSYSQRAWTANEAMRSACSGASSCRFIESWDLFADAAGRFSAKKTVSGKAVSLRGKDGVHFTTAGCRLLTDRIVTAMATPR from the coding sequence ATGCGACATTTCCCGCCGCCTTCCCGGCGCTCCCACTGCACACGGAACCTCGCCCGCGTCCTGGCCGCATCGCTGACGGCCCTGGTCGTGGTGTTTCTCGCGGCCGCCCCTTCGCAGGCCAGGAAAACGAATTCCCCGCCGAACGCGGCCAAGGCGGAGCCGGCCAAGGCCTTGCGCCCGGGCGGCCCCGATACCGCCGCCCCGTCCGCGGCCGTTCCCCGAAAGATTCTGCTGGTGGGCGACTCCTTCGCCCTGGGCCTGGGCCTCACCCTGCCCCAGTCCCTGAGCCGGCAGGGGGAGGTCGCCCTGGCCAATCGGGGCAAGGTCTCCAGCGGACTCAACTCGCCCCAGTTCTACGATTGGGAGAAGGCGCTGGCCGAATTCCTCGCCGCCGAGAAACCGGACGCCTTGGTGGTGATGCTTGGCGGCAACGACGCCAAAAACGGTCGGGGCACGCCCCAATGGGCCCAGGATTTCACGGCCAAGGCCGGACGGTTCCTGGAAATCGCCGGCCGCCACGGCGTGCGGGTCTACTGGATCGGCCTGCCGCCCATGCGCGAAAAATCCTACAGCCAGCGGGCCTGGACCGCCAACGAGGCCATGCGCTCCGCCTGTAGCGGTGCGTCCTCGTGCCGCTTCATCGAATCCTGGGACCTCTTTGCCGATGCGGCCGGCCGGTTTAGCGCCAAGAAAACCGTCTCCGGCAAGGCCGTATCCCTTCGCGGCAAGGACGGCGTCCATTTCACCACGGCCGGCTGCCGCCTCCTGACGGACCGCATCGTCACGGCCATGGCCACGCCCCGCTAA
- the mnmA gene encoding tRNA 2-thiouridine(34) synthase MnmA — protein sequence MTIAVALSGGSDSLLSLGLLQRAGHAVLGLHAHFLPPDEKRRALAEAIAAQCGHLGVPFTAVDLSREFAARVIAPFIAAYAAGKTPNPCAACNRDMKFGLLLETAHSLGAARLATGHYARLEEADGGPALFRGADASRDQSYFLSLVAKDALSRVVFPLAGRKKADNPAALAALVLAPPLPRESREVCFVPGDDYRAFLSASGATLSGPGPILLPDGARLGTHQGLWRHTIGQRKGLGIGWREPLYVLAKDTARNALRVGPESLLHTHGCRAEAPNCLVPPDRWPETVLAQTCYRMRPRPARATVADGVLAVVFEEPVTRATPGQVAALYDARGRVLAGATVIDGPGDADLVFPPKLG from the coding sequence ATGACCATCGCCGTCGCCCTGTCCGGCGGGTCGGACAGCCTGCTGTCCCTGGGGCTGCTCCAGCGGGCCGGACACGCGGTCCTGGGCCTGCACGCCCATTTCCTGCCGCCCGACGAGAAGCGCCGCGCCTTGGCCGAGGCCATCGCCGCCCAGTGCGGGCACCTGGGCGTGCCGTTTACCGCCGTCGACCTGTCACGGGAGTTTGCGGCCCGCGTCATCGCGCCGTTTATCGCCGCCTATGCCGCCGGGAAAACGCCCAATCCCTGCGCCGCCTGCAACCGGGACATGAAATTCGGTCTGCTGCTGGAAACCGCCCATAGCCTCGGCGCCGCGCGCCTGGCCACCGGGCATTACGCCCGGCTGGAAGAAGCCGACGGCGGCCCGGCCCTGTTTCGCGGCGCGGACGCCAGCCGTGACCAGAGCTATTTCCTGTCCCTGGTCGCCAAGGACGCCCTGTCCCGGGTCGTTTTCCCCTTGGCCGGCAGGAAAAAGGCCGACAATCCGGCCGCCCTGGCCGCCCTGGTCCTGGCGCCGCCCCTGCCCCGGGAATCCCGCGAGGTCTGTTTCGTGCCCGGCGACGACTACCGTGCCTTTTTGTCGGCAAGCGGCGCGACACTCTCCGGCCCCGGCCCCATCCTGCTGCCGGACGGCGCCCGCCTGGGCACGCACCAGGGCCTGTGGCGCCACACCATCGGCCAGCGCAAGGGCCTGGGTATCGGCTGGCGCGAGCCCCTCTACGTCCTGGCCAAGGACACGGCCCGAAACGCCCTGCGCGTCGGCCCCGAAAGCCTGCTTCACACCCACGGCTGCCGGGCCGAGGCCCCCAACTGCCTTGTGCCGCCCGACCGCTGGCCCGAAACGGTCCTGGCCCAGACCTGCTACCGCATGCGCCCCCGGCCCGCCCGGGCGACGGTCGCCGACGGGGTGCTGGCCGTCGTCTTCGAGGAACCGGTCACGCGGGCCACCCCCGGCCAGGTGGCCGCGCTCTACGACGCGCGCGGCCGCGTCCTGGCCGGCGCGACCGTCATCGACGGGCCCGGCGACGCCGATCTTGTGTTCCCGCCAAAGCTTGGCTAA
- a CDS encoding glycosyltransferase family 39 protein — translation MRTDTRRLLYPTLLGLLLAAAAVLRLLYLGEPSLWWDEFITLGIAKLPVSRMLHTLTVVGPSDIGGEFFPPLYHLLTHAVLAVSRDDAVLRLLSVACGTAAVAALYALTAAVFTRAAGLCAAALATFSVYQMHYSRELRPYSLFMLLGLLSFLALYRALTRGGARRYAAYALTTVAMCYTAYTATSNIAAEGVFTAWFLLRGLGKKELSPRQALGKGLALGACVAVVGLGYLPWLPAYRNVFGLLQSGGGAPSVPGDFLLTALSEFGAYAAPRRGLPWLPLALLALGGLAVAWRPKWRDGLALFVAFSAMPILAFLAAGMQLELSSRYAFNACYALFALAGLGAAWLMERLAGHLGLSPQQTARGVPLAGLLLCLLVSLPNIRSLPGYYRRETSYSKELADYLAWNKNNVRFLFFQSNRNPKLVTDWYLPGVFENLSTYAAKGYKRAFHLIQSDLATPALPFAPQRRVTIQDTTVSAMGLVSTAPVALFPDAAGSAAYIEDFTTYRFYADCEAADNLAPETRYHTLTHYDYDKPGQADYRFVAADGTTLVRATLRLEFSASFLGDLPSDSRVTIAVAADDAPLTEIDVLTGDSFRGPDGRLVPANHEKRRFITRDYAVPLPPGGAGQLRLRIGYGPVFNPGVIEVTRLEVRADLTGSPAGPGPAEAALRRAAGHNTLADWRPGETLVAADALYAFAAGPGIPRGPANPFDRLAAFRAAHPGLAPVFTIPGPDGNPTYLFYDPALADPFVHLAKDRPVALRLDSGLPEDFAAVKLSGELNRPRLAIGEKAVTVPVLSPAPSTLLLARQTGVLRFEPSFHSEPEALAAFPLSFNIRKNEDEDCLSCKEPGPCSVTVPLSSAYPMRELRILSYPRVFADKAGKNTVTVSFSPDGKQFTPLDKLTSNRSGLWEGLMARRVSVLRFPKPLANGFVRFDLSGPGAQLWSRDDTRMRIEAVLDAAAFAGIPVDSPVFPATLRDNGGAPLSLFLSARPQPYLPALQDDF, via the coding sequence ATGCGAACAGACACCCGCCGCCTGCTGTATCCGACCCTGCTTGGCCTGCTGCTCGCGGCCGCCGCCGTGCTGCGCCTGCTGTACCTCGGCGAGCCGTCCCTGTGGTGGGACGAGTTCATTACGCTGGGCATCGCCAAGCTGCCCGTGTCCCGCATGCTCCACACCCTGACGGTGGTCGGGCCTTCGGACATCGGCGGCGAGTTCTTCCCGCCGCTGTATCACCTGCTCACCCACGCCGTGCTGGCCGTCAGCCGCGACGACGCCGTGCTGCGGCTATTAAGCGTCGCCTGCGGCACGGCGGCCGTCGCCGCGCTCTATGCCCTGACCGCGGCCGTCTTCACGCGCGCCGCCGGGTTGTGCGCCGCCGCCCTGGCCACCTTTTCCGTCTACCAGATGCACTATTCCCGGGAACTGCGGCCCTACAGCCTGTTCATGCTCCTGGGGCTGCTCTCGTTTTTGGCGCTTTACCGCGCCCTGACCCGGGGCGGCGCCAGGCGCTACGCCGCCTACGCCCTGACGACGGTGGCCATGTGCTACACCGCCTACACGGCCACCTCCAACATCGCCGCCGAAGGGGTGTTCACGGCCTGGTTCCTGCTGCGCGGCCTGGGGAAAAAGGAGCTTTCCCCGAGGCAGGCCCTGGGCAAGGGCCTGGCCCTCGGCGCCTGCGTGGCCGTCGTGGGGCTGGGCTACCTGCCGTGGCTTCCCGCCTACCGCAACGTCTTCGGCCTGCTTCAATCCGGCGGCGGCGCGCCGTCGGTGCCCGGGGATTTCCTGCTGACGGCGCTTTCGGAATTCGGGGCCTACGCCGCGCCCCGGCGCGGGCTGCCCTGGCTGCCCCTGGCCCTTTTGGCCCTGGGCGGCCTGGCCGTGGCCTGGCGGCCCAAATGGCGCGACGGCCTGGCCCTGTTCGTGGCCTTTTCCGCCATGCCCATCCTCGCCTTCCTGGCCGCGGGCATGCAACTGGAACTCTCCTCCCGCTACGCCTTCAACGCCTGCTACGCCCTGTTCGCCCTGGCCGGCCTCGGCGCGGCCTGGCTCATGGAACGCCTGGCCGGCCACCTGGGCCTGTCCCCGCAACAAACGGCCCGGGGCGTGCCCCTGGCCGGCCTGCTGCTGTGCCTGCTGGTGAGCCTGCCCAATATCCGCTCCCTGCCCGGCTACTACCGCCGCGAGACCTCCTATTCCAAGGAACTGGCGGATTACCTCGCCTGGAACAAGAACAACGTCCGCTTCCTCTTCTTCCAGAGCAACCGCAACCCCAAGCTCGTCACCGACTGGTATCTGCCCGGCGTCTTCGAGAACCTGTCCACCTACGCGGCCAAGGGCTACAAGCGGGCCTTCCACCTCATCCAAAGCGACCTGGCGACGCCGGCCCTGCCCTTCGCACCGCAACGGCGCGTCACCATCCAGGACACCACCGTCTCGGCCATGGGCCTGGTCAGCACCGCGCCGGTGGCGCTTTTTCCCGATGCGGCCGGGAGCGCCGCCTACATCGAGGATTTCACCACCTACCGCTTCTACGCCGACTGCGAAGCGGCCGATAATCTCGCGCCGGAAACCCGCTACCACACCCTTACCCACTACGACTACGACAAGCCCGGCCAGGCCGACTACCGCTTCGTCGCCGCCGATGGCACGACGCTTGTCCGGGCGACGCTGCGCCTGGAGTTTTCCGCCTCCTTCCTGGGCGATCTGCCTTCCGATTCCCGCGTCACCATCGCCGTGGCCGCCGATGACGCCCCGCTCACGGAAATCGACGTGCTCACCGGCGACAGCTTTCGCGGCCCGGACGGCCGGCTTGTCCCGGCCAATCACGAAAAGCGCCGCTTCATCACCCGGGACTACGCCGTGCCCCTGCCCCCGGGCGGAGCCGGCCAACTGCGCCTGCGCATCGGCTACGGCCCGGTGTTCAACCCTGGTGTCATCGAGGTCACCCGCCTGGAGGTCCGCGCCGACCTGACGGGTTCCCCCGCCGGTCCCGGCCCGGCCGAGGCCGCGCTCAGGCGCGCCGCCGGCCACAACACCCTGGCCGACTGGCGGCCGGGCGAGACCCTGGTCGCCGCCGACGCGCTCTACGCCTTTGCCGCCGGCCCGGGCATCCCCCGGGGCCCGGCCAATCCGTTCGACCGCCTCGCCGCCTTCCGGGCGGCCCATCCGGGCCTGGCCCCGGTGTTCACCATCCCCGGCCCGGACGGCAACCCGACCTACCTTTTCTACGATCCGGCCCTGGCCGATCCTTTCGTGCACCTGGCAAAGGACAGGCCGGTCGCGTTGCGCCTGGACTCCGGGCTTCCAGAGGATTTCGCGGCCGTGAAGCTTTCGGGGGAGCTCAACCGGCCGCGCCTGGCCATCGGCGAAAAGGCCGTGACCGTGCCCGTGCTGTCCCCGGCCCCGTCGACGTTGCTGCTCGCGCGCCAAACCGGCGTCCTGCGCTTCGAACCGAGCTTTCACAGCGAACCCGAGGCCCTGGCCGCCTTTCCCCTGTCGTTTAACATCCGCAAGAACGAGGACGAGGACTGCCTGTCCTGCAAGGAGCCCGGCCCGTGTTCGGTGACCGTGCCGCTGAGCTCCGCCTATCCGATGCGGGAGTTGCGCATCCTGTCCTATCCCCGCGTGTTCGCCGACAAGGCCGGCAAAAACACGGTGACCGTGTCCTTTTCCCCGGATGGCAAGCAGTTCACGCCCCTGGACAAACTGACCAGCAACCGTTCCGGGTTGTGGGAAGGGCTCATGGCCCGGCGCGTTTCGGTGCTGCGCTTCCCCAAACCCCTGGCCAACGGCTTCGTGCGTTTCGACCTGTCCGGCCCCGGGGCGCAACTGTGGTCCCGCGACGACACGCGCATGCGCATCGAGGCCGTGCTCGACGCCGCGGCCTTTGCCGGTATCCCCGTGGACAGTCCGGTTTTTCCCGCGACCCTGCGGGACAACGGCGGCGCTCCCCTGTCGCTTTTCCTCTCCGCCCGGCCCCAGCCCTACCTGCCGGCCCTCCAGGACGATTTCTGA
- a CDS encoding HAD family hydrolase — MPQAIANVLLDRDGTLIEERHYLSDPAGVALVPGAGEALSRLSRAGLRLFGVTNQSGIGRGYYGVADYEAVRTRLDGLLAPFGVALAETAFCPHAPDAGCPCRKPATGMFEALAARHGLAAGQTAVIGDAASDIAFGLAFGSPLTILVATGHGARYARELGLPELAGPSLALAERRPGWPHVLARDLPAAVAHILAVLGAEGAP; from the coding sequence ATGCCCCAAGCCATTGCCAACGTGCTGCTCGACCGCGACGGCACCCTCATCGAGGAACGCCACTACTTGAGCGACCCCGCCGGCGTGGCCCTGGTTCCCGGGGCCGGGGAAGCTCTTTCCCGGCTGTCCCGGGCGGGCCTGCGGCTTTTCGGCGTCACCAACCAGTCCGGTATCGGCCGGGGATATTACGGTGTGGCGGATTACGAGGCCGTGCGGACACGATTGGACGGGCTGCTCGCCCCGTTCGGCGTTGCACTGGCGGAAACGGCCTTTTGCCCCCATGCCCCGGACGCGGGCTGCCCCTGCCGCAAGCCGGCCACGGGCATGTTCGAGGCCCTGGCCGCCCGCCACGGCCTGGCCGCCGGGCAAACGGCCGTGATCGGCGACGCCGCCTCGGACATCGCCTTCGGCCTGGCCTTCGGTTCGCCCCTGACCATCCTGGTGGCCACCGGACACGGGGCGCGGTACGCCCGGGAACTGGGCCTGCCGGAACTGGCCGGGCCGAGCCTGGCCCTGGCCGAACGCCGGCCGGGCTGGCCCCATGTCCTGGCCCGGGACCTGCCGGCCGCCGTGGCGCACATCCTGGCCGTGCTCGGCGCCGAGGGCGCGCCATGA
- a CDS encoding polysaccharide biosynthesis C-terminal domain-containing protein — MSRALAKALTSQWAATLFAAAVSVGLTFVLGRVLGPAVFGQYSYILTLASIFAIFQDGGFTTLIFRETAKAALAPREGRPKLLSLALGHLCLLTGLGLPLVWCFPAADRPSLAAAVGYYALFTAAALVSAQLKGRNNFAAEGVWRAVCRTATALGAGVALLFPGAGTTAVFLGLLLGQAAALATPFGRALRLAPRLTASRDVYGPCAAFLCISAATTIYFRCDVILLRQLTDDPAVVGNYAAAYRLIEGVILLATPLAHIFFRRLRISLNDTAAFRQSFGRMLGVMIALSVAATAGGLLLGPYVLSLAFGDRYAAAIPLLSWLLASLPFILPNYVLTQALVALGRERTYAVATIVAAVVNIALNLLLIPLLAAKGAALATVATEALLCLALARGFVREGFAPKPAA; from the coding sequence ATGAGCCGGGCCCTGGCCAAGGCCCTGACCAGCCAGTGGGCGGCCACGCTTTTCGCCGCCGCCGTGTCCGTGGGCCTGACCTTCGTGCTGGGCCGGGTGCTCGGGCCGGCGGTTTTCGGCCAGTATTCCTACATCCTGACCCTGGCCTCGATTTTCGCCATCTTCCAGGACGGCGGCTTCACCACGCTCATTTTCCGCGAGACGGCCAAGGCCGCCCTGGCCCCCAGGGAAGGCCGGCCGAAGCTGTTGTCCCTGGCCCTGGGCCATCTGTGCCTGCTGACCGGCCTGGGCCTGCCCCTGGTGTGGTGTTTCCCCGCCGCCGACCGGCCGTCCCTGGCCGCGGCCGTGGGCTATTACGCGCTTTTTACCGCCGCCGCCCTGGTTTCGGCCCAGCTCAAGGGCCGCAACAATTTCGCCGCCGAGGGCGTCTGGCGGGCCGTGTGCCGCACGGCCACGGCCCTGGGCGCCGGGGTGGCCCTGCTTTTTCCCGGCGCGGGCACGACCGCCGTCTTCCTGGGCCTGCTGCTGGGCCAGGCGGCCGCGCTGGCCACGCCCTTCGGCCGCGCCCTGCGCCTGGCGCCGCGCCTGACGGCCAGCCGCGACGTCTACGGGCCGTGCGCCGCCTTTTTGTGCATCAGTGCCGCCACCACCATCTATTTCCGCTGCGACGTCATCCTGCTGCGCCAGCTCACCGACGACCCGGCCGTGGTCGGCAACTACGCCGCCGCCTACCGCCTCATCGAGGGCGTGATCCTGCTGGCCACGCCCCTGGCCCACATCTTTTTCCGCCGCCTGCGCATTTCCCTCAACGACACGGCCGCCTTCCGCCAGTCCTTCGGCCGCATGCTCGGCGTCATGATCGCCCTTTCCGTGGCGGCCACGGCCGGCGGGCTGCTGCTTGGGCCGTACGTCCTCAGCCTGGCCTTCGGCGACAGGTACGCCGCGGCCATACCGCTTTTGTCCTGGCTGCTGGCCTCCCTGCCGTTCATTTTGCCCAACTACGTCCTCACCCAGGCCCTGGTGGCCCTGGGCCGGGAGCGCACCTACGCCGTGGCGACCATCGTCGCCGCCGTGGTCAACATCGCCCTCAACCTGCTGTTGATCCCGCTTCTGGCCGCCAAGGGCGCGGCCCTGGCCACGGTGGCGACCGAAGCCCTCCTGTGCCTGGCCCTGGCCCGCGGCTTCGTGCGGGAGGGCTTCGCCCCCAAACCCGCCGCCTGA
- a CDS encoding DUF459 domain-containing protein, translating into MAYRRPRPAPPRHPRPRNGRLRAVRLRRVLAGLLCCLSLVAAACRGEESKAPETPATSVAPTDVFSRRAPDMPRPGATRVLVIGDSLSISLGEQLERALSGAPGLDFARDGTRSTGLTRPELLDWPVRLRERVAREAPDILIVMLGANDVMPVDAPDGSRVYFENPAWPEAYAAKARTLVDIARQAAPRTRVYWVGVPSMGEASLAGGVRRVNAALSAMCAAAPGCRFIDTAAAFSDPEGRFSRHGRDAATGESLLLRTADGVHLTDGGAKLLAGTVLAAISGGETLPGSAGADELRAFARDVRPVADPAPAAPPAPPVAKVRLSGKVYAVKKGDTLTSIARKLGVPAADLAAANPGVDSTRLSLGQSLRLPAKRR; encoded by the coding sequence ATGGCATACCGGCGCCCCCGCCCCGCCCCTCCCCGGCATCCCCGGCCCCGAAACGGGCGGCTTCGCGCCGTAAGGCTCCGTCGCGTCCTGGCCGGCCTGCTGTGCTGCCTGAGCCTTGTCGCCGCGGCCTGTCGCGGCGAGGAAAGCAAGGCGCCCGAAACACCGGCGACCTCCGTCGCGCCCACCGACGTCTTCTCCCGGCGCGCTCCCGACATGCCCCGGCCAGGGGCCACGCGCGTTCTGGTCATCGGCGATTCCCTGTCCATAAGCCTCGGCGAGCAGCTCGAACGGGCCCTGTCCGGCGCGCCGGGCCTCGACTTCGCCCGGGACGGCACCCGCTCCACCGGGCTTACCCGCCCGGAACTCCTGGACTGGCCGGTCCGCCTGCGCGAGCGGGTCGCCCGGGAAGCGCCGGATATCCTGATCGTCATGCTCGGCGCCAACGACGTCATGCCCGTGGACGCCCCGGACGGCTCGCGCGTCTATTTCGAAAACCCGGCCTGGCCCGAGGCCTATGCCGCCAAGGCGAGAACCCTGGTGGACATCGCCCGCCAGGCCGCCCCCCGCACCCGTGTCTACTGGGTCGGCGTGCCGTCCATGGGCGAGGCCTCCCTGGCCGGCGGGGTCCGGCGGGTCAACGCCGCCCTCTCCGCCATGTGCGCCGCCGCGCCCGGTTGCCGGTTCATCGACACCGCCGCCGCCTTTTCCGATCCCGAGGGCCGCTTCAGCCGCCACGGCCGCGACGCGGCCACGGGCGAAAGCCTGCTGCTGCGCACGGCCGACGGCGTGCACCTGACCGACGGCGGCGCCAAGCTTCTGGCCGGCACGGTCCTGGCCGCCATCAGCGGCGGCGAAACGCTGCCTGGGAGCGCCGGCGCCGACGAACTGCGCGCCTTCGCCCGGGACGTGCGCCCGGTGGCCGACCCGGCCCCTGCGGCGCCCCCGGCCCCGCCCGTGGCCAAGGTCAGGCTCTCGGGCAAAGTCTATGCGGTGAAAAAAGGCGACACCCTCACCAGCATCGCCAGAAAGCTGGGCGTGCCGGCCGCCGACCTGGCCGCCGCCAATCCGGGCGTGGACTCCACCCGCCTGTCCCTGGGCCAGAGCCTGCGCCTGCCGGCCAAACGGCGATAG
- the gatA gene encoding Asp-tRNA(Asn)/Glu-tRNA(Gln) amidotransferase subunit GatA translates to MSDIVSLTLTEVRDKLAAGDIKAEEAVAACLDRIAATEPRIKAILHLQADKALETAKAMDAAGPDPAKRLWGVPILVKDAICVADAPTTCASKILENFVPFYDAECIRKLKDAGAVILGKANLDEFAMGSSTENSAYQITANPWDLSRVPGGSSGGSAAAVAAGQCFAALGTDTGGSIRQPAAFCGTVGIKPTYGRVSRYGLVAYGSSLDQIGPLTRTAADAAAMLTVIAGHDAKDSTSAPREVPDFEKAIAGAADLSGLTIGLPDEYWGEGVDAEVREACRQAMDTAASLGAKVVSVSLPHTPYAVATYYIVAMAEASSNLARFDGVRYGRRAPQAKTLEELYELSRSEGFGAEVRRRIVIGTYVLSAGYYDAYYRKAAQVRRLIRQDFLDAYSKCDVVCGPTSPFAAFPIGKMSGDPLQMYLSDIFTISLNLAGLPGLSMPVGLGKDSGLPIGMQLFGPAFDETAILRTAKVLGNALPKLPQPAAVA, encoded by the coding sequence ATGTCCGACATCGTTTCCCTGACCCTGACCGAAGTCCGCGACAAGCTGGCCGCCGGCGACATCAAGGCCGAGGAGGCCGTGGCCGCCTGCCTGGACCGCATCGCGGCCACCGAACCGCGCATCAAAGCCATCCTGCACCTGCAAGCCGACAAGGCCCTGGAAACGGCCAAGGCCATGGACGCCGCCGGACCCGACCCGGCCAAACGCCTGTGGGGCGTGCCCATCCTCGTCAAGGACGCCATCTGCGTCGCCGACGCCCCCACCACCTGCGCTTCCAAAATCCTCGAAAATTTCGTGCCCTTCTACGACGCCGAATGCATCCGCAAGCTCAAGGACGCCGGCGCCGTCATCCTCGGCAAGGCCAACCTCGACGAATTCGCCATGGGCTCGTCCACGGAAAATTCCGCCTACCAGATCACCGCCAACCCCTGGGACCTCTCACGCGTCCCCGGCGGCTCCTCCGGCGGCTCGGCCGCGGCCGTGGCCGCCGGCCAGTGCTTCGCCGCGCTCGGCACCGACACCGGCGGCTCCATCCGCCAGCCCGCCGCCTTCTGCGGCACGGTCGGCATCAAGCCCACCTACGGCCGCGTCTCCCGTTATGGCCTCGTCGCCTACGGCTCGAGCCTCGACCAGATCGGACCCCTGACCCGCACCGCCGCCGACGCCGCCGCCATGCTGACCGTCATCGCCGGCCACGACGCCAAGGACTCCACCTCGGCCCCGCGCGAGGTCCCGGACTTCGAAAAGGCGATCGCCGGCGCCGCCGACCTTTCCGGCCTGACCATCGGCCTGCCCGACGAATACTGGGGCGAGGGCGTGGACGCCGAAGTGCGCGAGGCGTGTAGGCAGGCCATGGACACGGCGGCCTCCCTGGGCGCCAAGGTCGTTTCCGTATCGCTGCCCCACACGCCCTACGCCGTGGCCACCTACTACATCGTGGCCATGGCCGAGGCTTCCTCCAACCTGGCCCGCTTCGACGGCGTGCGCTACGGCCGCCGCGCCCCCCAAGCCAAGACCCTGGAGGAACTCTACGAACTCTCGCGCTCCGAAGGCTTCGGCGCCGAGGTGCGCCGCCGCATCGTCATCGGCACCTACGTGCTCTCGGCCGGCTACTACGACGCCTACTACCGCAAGGCCGCCCAGGTCCGGCGCCTGATCCGCCAGGACTTCCTCGACGCCTACAGCAAATGCGACGTGGTCTGCGGCCCGACCTCGCCCTTCGCCGCCTTCCCCATCGGCAAGATGTCCGGCGATCCCCTGCAAATGTACTTGAGCGATATTTTTACGATTTCCCTCAACCTCGCCGGACTGCCCGGCCTGTCCATGCCCGTGGGCCTGGGCAAGGACTCGGGCCTGCCCATCGGCATGCAGCTCTTCGGCCCGGCCTTCGACGAAACGGCCATCCTGCGCACGGCCAAAGTCCTCGGCAACGCCCTGCCCAAACTGCCGCAACCGGCCGCGGTGGCCTAG
- a CDS encoding DUF459 domain-containing protein yields MSWKKACLVYLIALVVAAMANIEKVSVWVDDHLADGPAPAVARQVRHARNLWRESGLGPASKALDCALAPYFDETYKNALACRDAPASEAEALALKNRLDPNQPVLKADIPVDTDDLLAALAPPRPSLAAEDGQETPAATPHPAAPATAPATAGTEAAAPSLGAAKLPAPRKLLVVGDSLAIGLSLSLRRSVAELENLELIEEGKVSSGLANPKYYDWGRALRVFLDKYKPDVVVVMMGANDAKYINLNEKPRPAGSPNKTWPEVFSMRVENFLEAMQERGVRNYWIGLPIMGEPSYARQAEVMNDIVKTECGRFSTSRYLDTWTLLADDQGNYSTFLPNEKGVKIKVRANDKVHFTVAGGDILAQSFLSTIGKDMDLRRKTPGSPPVAPPRAP; encoded by the coding sequence ATGAGCTGGAAAAAAGCCTGCCTCGTATACCTCATCGCTCTGGTCGTCGCGGCCATGGCCAACATCGAGAAGGTCTCGGTCTGGGTCGACGACCATCTGGCCGATGGCCCGGCCCCGGCCGTCGCCCGGCAGGTCCGCCACGCCCGCAACCTCTGGCGCGAATCCGGCCTCGGCCCGGCCTCCAAGGCCCTGGACTGCGCCCTGGCCCCCTATTTCGACGAAACCTACAAGAACGCCCTGGCCTGCCGCGACGCCCCCGCTTCCGAGGCCGAGGCCCTGGCCCTCAAAAACCGCCTCGACCCCAACCAGCCGGTGCTCAAGGCCGACATCCCCGTGGACACCGACGATCTGCTGGCCGCCCTGGCGCCGCCGCGCCCGTCCCTGGCCGCCGAGGACGGCCAGGAGACCCCGGCCGCAACCCCGCATCCGGCCGCGCCGGCCACGGCCCCCGCCACGGCCGGAACCGAGGCGGCCGCGCCAAGCCTTGGCGCGGCCAAGCTGCCCGCGCCGCGCAAGCTGCTGGTGGTGGGCGACTCCCTGGCCATCGGGCTGTCCCTGTCGCTGCGGCGCAGCGTGGCCGAACTGGAAAACCTCGAACTCATCGAGGAGGGCAAGGTCTCAAGCGGCCTGGCCAACCCCAAGTACTACGACTGGGGCCGGGCGCTTCGTGTCTTTCTCGACAAATACAAGCCCGACGTCGTGGTGGTCATGATGGGGGCCAACGACGCCAAGTACATCAACCTCAACGAAAAGCCCCGGCCGGCCGGCAGTCCCAACAAGACCTGGCCCGAGGTCTTTTCCATGCGCGTCGAGAATTTCCTCGAGGCCATGCAGGAACGGGGCGTGCGCAACTACTGGATCGGCCTGCCCATCATGGGCGAGCCCTCCTACGCCAGGCAGGCCGAGGTCATGAACGACATCGTCAAGACCGAGTGCGGCCGGTTCTCCACCAGCCGCTACCTCGACACCTGGACGCTGTTGGCCGACGACCAGGGCAACTATTCGACGTTTTTGCCCAATGAAAAGGGCGTGAAAATCAAGGTCCGGGCCAACGACAAGGTGCATTTCACCGTGGCCGGCGGCGATATCCTGGCCCAATCCTTCCTGTCGACCATTGGCAAGGACATGGACCTGCGCCGCAAGACCCCGGGCTCGCCCCCGGTCGCGCCGCCCCGCGCGCCGTAG